The following are from one region of the Actinoplanes sp. L3-i22 genome:
- a CDS encoding sensor histidine kinase produces the protein MNFIYLAAAATLVGVPAGLAATDGNATIVMTVSLAIFLAGLVLAARRRPRLVLILSVLTVTAWRMAYLTDSGWVWPATAALVLTVLAGRLRTAVITCVLALTTGAFWDQFVVSGKTEWVFAHVGGEGLWLAAVLAGSVAYRNTARWRDELGRRLAREAHERELESRRRRAEERVEIARDLHDVVSHTLAVVGVHLNVALDAFDEDPEEARASLRLAQQVRGGAMTDLKSLVGVLREGEVPSLASVQRLADRVRAAGLPVTVNEFGDPVEVPAPVATAVYRVVQEALTNVVRHSAATHAIITIRYSPGGVLVDIQDDGHETGPVTDGHGITGMRERVAALGGALTAGPGRNGFSVRASIPMKE, from the coding sequence ATGAACTTCATCTATCTCGCCGCGGCCGCGACACTCGTCGGTGTCCCCGCCGGACTGGCCGCCACTGACGGCAACGCGACAATAGTGATGACCGTCTCACTCGCGATCTTCCTGGCCGGGCTGGTGCTCGCCGCCCGGCGCCGGCCGCGGCTGGTGCTGATCCTGTCGGTGCTGACCGTGACCGCCTGGCGGATGGCCTATCTGACCGATTCCGGCTGGGTCTGGCCGGCCACCGCCGCGCTGGTCCTGACCGTGCTCGCCGGCCGCCTGCGCACCGCGGTGATCACCTGTGTGCTGGCGCTGACGACCGGGGCGTTCTGGGACCAGTTCGTGGTGTCCGGGAAGACCGAATGGGTGTTCGCCCACGTCGGCGGTGAGGGGCTGTGGCTGGCCGCCGTGCTGGCCGGGTCGGTCGCCTACCGGAACACCGCCCGCTGGCGGGACGAGCTCGGCCGGCGGCTGGCCCGGGAGGCGCACGAGCGGGAGTTGGAGAGCCGCCGCCGGCGCGCCGAGGAGCGCGTGGAGATCGCCCGTGACCTGCACGACGTCGTCTCGCACACGCTCGCCGTGGTGGGCGTGCACCTGAACGTGGCGCTGGACGCGTTCGACGAGGACCCGGAGGAGGCCCGGGCGTCGCTGCGGCTCGCCCAGCAGGTCCGCGGCGGGGCGATGACCGACCTGAAGTCGCTGGTCGGCGTCCTGCGCGAGGGTGAGGTGCCGAGTCTGGCGAGCGTGCAGCGGCTGGCCGATCGGGTGCGTGCGGCGGGGCTGCCGGTGACCGTGAACGAGTTCGGCGATCCGGTGGAGGTGCCGGCGCCGGTGGCCACCGCGGTCTACCGGGTGGTGCAGGAGGCGCTGACGAACGTGGTCCGGCATTCCGCGGCGACGCACGCGATCATCACGATCCGGTATTCGCCGGGTGGGGTGCTGGTCGACATCCAGGACGACGGGCACGAAACCGGACCGGTCACCGACGGGCACGGCATCACCGGGATGCGCGAGCGGGTGGCCGCGCTGGGCGGGGCGCTCACCGCCGGCCCGGGGCGGAACGGCTTCTCGGTACGGGCAAGCATCCCGATGAAGGAATGA
- a CDS encoding response regulator transcription factor yields MPITVLLADDQQLVRAGFRSLLRRAKDIEVVGEASTGDEAVRTARALRPDVILMDIRMPGLDGIAATRAILAENPAPRVVILTTFETDEYVFAALAAGASGFLTKEIDPEGLRTAVRVVAAGDALLSPSVTRRVVGQFAHRPVPATPKRDRPAVLTDREREVVRLVATGLSNNEIAAELVISPLTAKTHITRSIAKLGVRDRVQLVIVAYEDGLV; encoded by the coding sequence ATGCCGATCACCGTGCTTCTCGCCGACGACCAGCAACTGGTCCGGGCCGGGTTCCGCAGCCTGCTGCGCCGCGCCAAGGACATCGAGGTGGTCGGCGAGGCCTCGACCGGCGACGAGGCCGTCCGCACCGCCCGCGCCCTGCGCCCGGACGTCATCCTGATGGACATCCGCATGCCGGGCCTCGACGGCATCGCCGCCACCCGGGCGATCCTGGCCGAGAACCCGGCGCCGCGGGTCGTCATCCTGACCACCTTCGAGACCGACGAGTACGTCTTCGCCGCGCTCGCGGCCGGCGCCAGCGGCTTCCTCACCAAGGAGATCGACCCCGAGGGCCTGCGCACGGCGGTCCGGGTGGTGGCCGCCGGCGACGCCCTGCTGTCCCCGAGCGTCACCCGCCGGGTGGTCGGCCAGTTCGCGCACCGCCCGGTCCCGGCCACCCCGAAGCGGGACCGGCCGGCCGTGCTCACCGACCGCGAGCGCGAGGTGGTGAGGCTGGTCGCCACCGGCCTGTCGAACAACGAGATCGCGGCCGAACTGGTGATCAGCCCGCTGACCGCGAAGACCCACATCACCCGCTCGATCGCCAAGCTGGGCGTCCGGGACCGGGTCCAGCTGGTGATCGTCGCCTACGAGGACGGCCTGGTGTAA
- a CDS encoding bifunctional diguanylate cyclase/phosphodiesterase yields the protein MDIRRWLRVCIAVASVLTVLAVLIGAEVGGPDIANDISTWALTALPIAAAGTCLWRSRRYSGRHRWGWAVLGAGVLSWGAGQAYTLAQYYPHGGDLPVPSWADAGYLGMMLLIPLGLLILPSTSQPLANRARSVLDGMLVAASLVLVSWVLVVDPRIDTNDAGIGFYLTLLYPLGDIVMVTMIGFMLPQRRALFRCSADLMFFGIGVAGFAISDIGYAYLGMVHDYQSGSIVDLGWILGFCMIIIGAARPKDAEPLKSEFGQRMRMGAVMLPYVAVGAALVVSAMFHLVTGHSTPFVAWTRSVLILLLIGRQVLTLLENRDLTRTLEDRVERRTAELYAREQQFHALIRHSSDVVTVIDANGVVTFQSESMLRVFGYPSEVFVGRHYTELLAPEVTIRLAQAMRQVAVRPYASVTLEVVHTHQDGRQRPSEMIVTNLVEDPHVGGFVLNTRDISERKELQEQLVHEAYHDSLTQLANRALFRERTAAALARTTDLTVLHLDLDGFKRVNDSLGHLAGDQLLVQIADRIKGCVRGEDLVARFGADEFAVLIEAAAGEEAEFVARRILDDLDLPVEVGARSIHVRASIGLAQAALLDEEDEDRAEQLLRNADLAMHHAKAAGGSAFTSYRTQMRDGLLERLELENDLRAALEHGDLRLHYQPTVDLDTSQVVGFEALVRWMHPTRGMINPLDFIPLAEATGLIVPLGRWVLHEACRQAVEWSNAAGGRPLKMSVNVSVRQFDQSDFTETVLAVLAETGMPADQLCLEMTESVLMTDTEANLEQLVRLKALGLTLAIDDFGTGYSSLAYLRRFPVDTLKIDRSFVERLGILAGDGDTALTDTIVRLGKSLGMATVAEGIEEFGQLAALREMGCGFAQGYYFSRPVPAADAGRLFLEGADTAMETSAG from the coding sequence GTGGACATTCGCCGTTGGCTCCGGGTCTGCATCGCCGTCGCTTCGGTTCTCACCGTTCTCGCCGTACTGATCGGCGCAGAGGTAGGCGGTCCCGACATCGCTAACGACATCTCCACCTGGGCGCTGACCGCCCTTCCGATCGCGGCGGCCGGCACCTGCCTGTGGCGTAGCCGCCGCTACTCCGGCCGGCACCGCTGGGGCTGGGCGGTCCTCGGCGCCGGCGTGCTGAGCTGGGGCGCCGGTCAGGCGTACACCCTCGCGCAGTACTACCCGCACGGCGGTGACCTGCCGGTCCCGTCCTGGGCCGACGCCGGCTACCTCGGCATGATGCTGCTCATCCCGCTGGGTCTGCTGATCCTGCCGAGCACGTCGCAGCCGCTGGCCAACCGGGCCCGCAGCGTCCTCGACGGGATGCTGGTGGCCGCCTCACTCGTGCTGGTCAGCTGGGTGCTCGTGGTCGATCCGCGGATCGACACGAACGACGCGGGGATCGGCTTCTACCTGACCCTCCTCTACCCGCTCGGTGACATCGTGATGGTCACCATGATCGGGTTCATGCTGCCGCAGCGGCGGGCGCTGTTCCGCTGCTCGGCGGACCTGATGTTCTTCGGCATCGGGGTGGCCGGCTTCGCGATCTCGGACATCGGCTACGCGTACCTCGGCATGGTCCACGACTACCAGTCCGGTTCGATCGTCGATCTCGGCTGGATCCTCGGCTTCTGCATGATCATCATCGGGGCCGCCCGGCCGAAGGACGCCGAGCCGCTGAAGAGCGAGTTCGGGCAGCGGATGCGGATGGGCGCGGTGATGCTGCCGTACGTCGCGGTCGGCGCCGCCCTGGTCGTCAGCGCGATGTTCCACCTGGTGACCGGGCACAGCACGCCGTTCGTCGCGTGGACCCGCTCGGTGCTGATCCTGCTGCTGATCGGGCGCCAGGTGCTCACGCTCCTGGAGAACCGGGACCTGACCCGCACCCTGGAGGACCGGGTGGAGCGCCGGACGGCCGAGCTCTACGCCCGGGAGCAGCAGTTCCACGCGCTGATCCGGCACAGCTCGGACGTCGTCACGGTGATCGACGCGAACGGCGTGGTGACCTTCCAGAGCGAGTCGATGCTGCGGGTGTTCGGCTACCCGTCCGAGGTGTTCGTCGGGCGGCACTACACCGAGCTGCTCGCCCCCGAGGTGACGATCCGGCTGGCCCAGGCGATGCGGCAGGTCGCGGTCCGGCCGTACGCCTCGGTCACGCTCGAGGTCGTCCACACCCACCAGGACGGCCGGCAGCGCCCGTCCGAGATGATCGTCACGAACCTGGTCGAGGACCCGCACGTGGGCGGCTTCGTGCTGAACACCCGGGACATCAGCGAGCGCAAGGAGCTGCAGGAGCAGCTGGTCCACGAGGCGTACCACGACTCGCTGACCCAGCTCGCGAACCGGGCGCTGTTCCGCGAGCGGACCGCCGCCGCGCTGGCGCGGACCACCGACCTGACCGTGCTGCACCTGGACCTGGACGGCTTCAAGCGGGTCAACGACAGCCTCGGCCACCTGGCCGGCGACCAGCTGCTGGTGCAGATCGCCGACCGGATCAAGGGCTGTGTGCGGGGCGAGGACCTGGTCGCCCGGTTCGGCGCCGACGAGTTCGCCGTGCTGATCGAGGCGGCGGCCGGCGAGGAGGCCGAGTTCGTGGCCCGCCGCATCCTGGACGACCTGGACCTCCCGGTCGAGGTCGGCGCCCGGAGCATCCACGTCCGGGCGAGCATCGGCCTGGCCCAGGCCGCGCTGCTGGACGAGGAGGACGAGGACCGCGCCGAGCAGCTGCTGCGCAACGCCGACCTGGCCATGCACCACGCCAAGGCGGCCGGCGGCAGCGCCTTCACCAGCTACCGCACGCAGATGCGGGACGGCCTGCTGGAGCGCCTGGAGCTGGAGAACGACCTGCGCGCCGCGCTGGAGCACGGCGACCTGCGCCTGCACTACCAGCCCACCGTCGACCTGGACACCAGCCAGGTGGTCGGCTTCGAGGCCCTGGTCCGCTGGATGCACCCGACCCGCGGCATGATCAACCCGCTGGACTTCATCCCGCTGGCCGAGGCGACCGGCCTGATCGTGCCGCTCGGCCGCTGGGTCCTGCACGAGGCGTGCCGCCAGGCGGTCGAGTGGAGCAACGCGGCCGGCGGCCGTCCGCTGAAGATGTCGGTCAACGTCTCGGTCCGCCAGTTCGACCAGTCCGACTTCACCGAGACCGTGCTGGCCGTGCTCGCCGAGACCGGCATGCCGGCCGACCAGCTCTGCCTGGAGATGACCGAGTCGGTGCTGATGACCGACACCGAGGCCAACCTGGAGCAGCTGGTCCGGCTCAAGGCGCTCGGCCTCACGCTGGCCATCGACGACTTCGGCACGGGTTACTCGTCACTCGCCTACCTGCGGCGCTTCCCGGTCGACACGCTCAAGATCGACCGGTCGTTCGTCGAGCGCCTCGGCATCCTGGCCGGGGACGGGGACACCGCGCTGACCGACACCATCGTCCGGCTCGGCAAGAGCCTCGGGATGGCCACGGTGGCCGAGGGCATCGAGGAGTTCGGGCAGCTGGCGGCGCTGCGGGAGATGGGCTGCGGGTTCGCCCAGGGCTACTACTTCTCCCGGCCGGTGCCGGCCGCCGACGCCGGCCGGCTCTTCTTGGAAGGCGCGGACACCGCGATGGAGACCTCCGCCGGGTAA
- a CDS encoding DUF2809 domain-containing protein yields the protein MIRLVALGSAAGCVLLAFGVRLLTGSPLLSSGLVEQASGTALYAAGVFCGVLVLWPRLAVRWVALLAAGWCWAVEFLQLTGVPAELSARSVVARLVLGVSFDPADLGWYLVGVAVAAAFLGRLRRTKGAVHNRDAAGTASYPAEVSIAVSAPSKKSRPASAAGTGREK from the coding sequence GTGATCCGGCTGGTCGCGCTCGGCTCGGCGGCCGGGTGTGTGCTGCTGGCGTTCGGCGTCCGGCTGCTGACCGGCAGCCCGTTGCTCAGCAGTGGGCTGGTCGAGCAGGCCAGCGGCACCGCGCTGTACGCCGCCGGGGTCTTCTGCGGGGTGCTCGTGCTGTGGCCGCGGCTGGCCGTCCGGTGGGTGGCGCTGCTCGCCGCGGGCTGGTGCTGGGCGGTCGAGTTCCTGCAGCTCACCGGCGTGCCCGCGGAGCTTTCGGCGCGCAGTGTGGTGGCTCGGCTGGTGCTCGGCGTGAGCTTCGACCCGGCGGATCTGGGCTGGTACCTGGTCGGCGTCGCGGTTGCCGCTGCGTTTCTGGGCCGGCTTCGCCGTACCAAAGGGGCAGTGCACAACCGCGACGCCGCCGGGACCGCGAGTTACCCGGCGGAGGTCTCCATCGCGGTGTCCGCGCCTTCCAAGAAGAGCCGGCCGGCGTCGGCGGCCGGCACCGGCCGGGAGAAGTAG
- a CDS encoding TIGR03618 family F420-dependent PPOX class oxidoreductase, with translation MTTLADAWELSRAETGLAIVSTARADHTVQSSLVNTGLIDHPEGGERVLAFVTYGPVKLRNLRERPDLAVAFRSGWRYATVEGRAQLAGPHDPQPWLDPERLRLLLREIFTAAGGTHDDWDGYDRAMVAEGRTAVLIRPTRVYP, from the coding sequence GTGACCACACTTGCCGATGCCTGGGAGCTGAGCCGGGCCGAGACCGGCCTGGCCATCGTCTCCACCGCGCGGGCCGACCACACCGTTCAGTCCAGCCTGGTCAACACCGGACTGATCGATCATCCGGAGGGTGGCGAGCGGGTGCTGGCCTTCGTCACCTACGGCCCGGTCAAGCTCCGCAACCTGCGGGAGCGGCCGGACCTGGCGGTGGCGTTCCGCAGCGGCTGGCGCTACGCGACCGTCGAGGGCCGCGCCCAACTGGCCGGCCCGCACGACCCGCAGCCGTGGCTCGACCCGGAGCGCCTGCGCCTGCTGCTCCGCGAGATCTTCACCGCCGCCGGTGGGACCCACGACGACTGGGACGGGTACGACCGCGCGATGGTCGCCGAGGGACGGACCGCGGTGCTGATCCGGCCCACCCGCGTCTATCCGTGA
- a CDS encoding TIGR03619 family F420-dependent LLM class oxidoreductase, whose amino-acid sequence MLISFGCPVSGAWARPEVLTSIARRAEELGYHGLWAFQRLLVGRDQDLAPIYQSVLDPIVALTWAGAATSRIRLGVSVLNLPYVAPAYLAKQVGTLDRLTGGRFDLGLGTGWSEPEFVATGSDPKPRGRRTEEYLAALRTLFADGEAEFAGDFYRVPPSRMRPLPAQAGGPPILLGGTAEVALRRAGRLTAGWVSSSRASLADIEHGARVFRAAAATAGKNPDDVRIVVRAVTQPGDRDPAVPLSGSWADIRAGARRYAEAGATELFYEPNWDPRIGGPDADPQLASELGAEMIEALAPGENG is encoded by the coding sequence ATGCTGATCAGTTTCGGTTGCCCGGTCTCCGGCGCCTGGGCGCGCCCGGAGGTCCTGACGTCGATCGCCCGCCGGGCCGAGGAGCTGGGCTATCACGGGCTGTGGGCGTTCCAGCGGCTGCTCGTCGGCCGCGATCAGGACCTGGCGCCGATCTATCAGAGCGTGCTCGACCCGATCGTCGCGCTGACCTGGGCCGGCGCGGCCACGTCCCGGATCCGGCTGGGCGTCTCGGTGCTCAACCTGCCCTACGTGGCCCCGGCCTACCTGGCGAAACAGGTCGGCACGCTGGACCGGCTCACCGGCGGCCGGTTCGACCTGGGGCTGGGCACCGGCTGGTCGGAGCCGGAGTTCGTGGCCACCGGGTCCGACCCGAAGCCGCGCGGCCGCCGGACCGAGGAGTACCTCGCGGCGCTGCGGACCCTGTTCGCCGACGGCGAGGCCGAGTTCGCCGGGGACTTCTACCGGGTGCCACCGAGCCGGATGCGACCGCTCCCGGCGCAGGCCGGCGGGCCGCCGATCCTGCTCGGCGGGACCGCGGAGGTCGCGCTGCGGCGGGCCGGGCGGCTGACCGCCGGCTGGGTGAGCAGCAGCCGCGCGAGCCTGGCGGACATCGAGCACGGTGCGCGGGTGTTCCGGGCGGCAGCGGCCACCGCCGGGAAGAATCCGGACGACGTACGGATCGTGGTCCGCGCCGTCACGCAGCCGGGCGACCGGGATCCGGCGGTCCCGCTGTCCGGCTCGTGGGCGGACATCCGGGCCGGCGCGCGACGCTACGCGGAAGCCGGCGCGACCGAGCTGTTCTACGAGCCGAACTGGGATCCGCGG